TTAAAATTTTTCTTACTTAATCTTGTATAAACTGTGTCAGCATCTGGAATTTTATATTTTGTTATTTCTTCCAATCTTTTGCAACCATTTTCAAGGTATCTTCCCCTTATTGAGCAAAATGTTATCCCCTTCAAAATTTTTTCATCTTCATATATCGAATTTTTATTAGAATGAAAGTTAATAATATTTCTTACCAAACTAAAACAAAATCTATTTAATTTCCTTAAAGATTTACTATTTGCCTGAGGCATTATCCTTTCTTTTTCCATAATCTGGGATTTTGCCTCAGGAAATAATTTTTTCTAAATTTTCACTTTCGGAGATACTGCACGAACCATTCTTTTTGAGCCGAATATAATTAAAATAATTATTACAACGACTATGTTGATTATCAAGGAATATAAGCCCCCAAGAGATGTTGCCATTGCGGGAAAGATAAAATGAGATAGATTTCCCATCGTGTGGAAGATTAAAACTGCAAAAATGCTCCTTCCCGTATTATTATATATCCATGTGAAAAGAATGGAGAGGAAAATTGTGCCAAGAATAAAAGCAGGAATGGGAATATTGTGATATATATCTTGCCCGCTCATAAAAAATAGAGGAAGGTGCCATAACCCCCAAACAACCCCAAGAAAAATACTGGAAAGAAGAGCACTATAACGAGCTTGCAATCTATCAAGAGCATATCCTCTCCAGCCAAATTCTTCAGCCAAAGGACCGCCCAAAAACAAAATATAGAAAAATGCGGGTATTATAACCAAGGGTTGAGATAAAATTGCAATTTCAGCGTAGCTACCGCTAAGAATAGATAGCAAAAGAGAAAATCCCACAATAGCTGGCATTAGGAAAAATATAGGAATCCACCATATCTTCTTGAATCTGAAATCAATACCTCTCTTAAGCAATTCTTTAACTCCATTTAATCCATCATTTGCGTAGGTAAGGATAAAAGCAGACAAAGTTGGACCAAATGGGGCAAGATAAAGGCGAAAATTCCATAAAACTTCAGGAAGCCAAAGCAACCATGACCAAGCAAAAGCCACTAAAAAGAATAGCAACAGATTTCTTTTCTCATCTGGCGTATCCATTTTTATGTATACACTTTAAATTATTAAGTTTTGTGATTTGCAGTAGATAAGCTAAAAACATCAAAAACGCCCGCAACCGCCAGTCAGCCCATTTTATTTCCCTCTTGTTTTCAATCTTTCTTGGATTTCATTGCTCTTTAGCTCCTTGATTGCATCTTTGGCAATCCATTTAGCACTTTTGCTTTCTTATCTTTAAAAGCTAACTAACCCATTAAGGCAAATCCCGTCCTTTTAACAAATTTTTCGTCTCTTTCCCTCTATTCTATGAAGATTTCCCATAATCAAACTCCTTCAACAGATTTGGGATTAGAAAAAGATTTCAGCTTTTTAAAAACTTCTCTATTTCGCCAACTTCAACCAAATATCGATCTGAGGAGCAAAGTTTTTGCAATTCTTACAGTGGGCCTGCATCTTCAAAACCCTGTCTTTGCCCTGTGCCTGCTTGCCTTTGCAATTTTTCTGGATGGAATAGCAAATTTATTACATTTAAGGCATGCTCTCTTGTTCTCCTTTCAGCAAGCCAAGCAAGCTCTTTTTCATCCTTTGCCTCATCTTCATGAACAAAAACTTCGATGATGTGCTTATTTGTAAGTATCTGAACCGCGAGCAAGCCAAGAGAAGCTTCATGAGCACACTGCTTGTCTATTGGCATTGCTCCTGGCATTCCCAAAGCCATAACTATATCGCAGTTTCTTTCTTCAATCAATTTTTTTGCTGCAACTGGCAAATCCTTTATTCCTGGAACTGTATATCTTTCAATTCTTATACCCACTGCATTTTTCTTCAATTCATCGATAGCTGCTTTTGCCATATCATATCTTGAAAAGGTTGTATCTGCTATACCAATTATTTTCATTTATATAGCGCCTCCATTTTCCTTATTTTTTCAACAATCTTTCTCGTCTTATTTAAATCTCCATCATATTTTCCGCATCTTACAATTTTTGCATTTATGCCTCTCCCCCTTAACTTTTCCTCAAGCCCTTCAAAATGCTGGTCATATCCAAGAGCTATTATATCTGGCTTTATTTCCTCAACTATTCTAAGAAAATCATCTTCATACCCAACAATTGCCTTATCAACTAGCTTCAATGCCTCAACAAGTTTTCTCCTTTCCTCAGCTGGCATTATCGGCTGATATTTCTTCTTCCTCACAGTTTCATCACATGCAACAACAACAATAAGCTCATCCCCGTATTTTTTCGCCTCTTCAAGATAATGCAAATGCCCTATATGAATTAAATCAAAAACCCCGCTCGCCATCACTCTCTTTCTTCCCATGCTTCCACCACATCACGCCCCTCAACAAAAACCATCCCGTGCTTTTCAGCATAATCCATCGCCTTCCTCTTGCTCAAGCTCTCCCCAAAATCGAGCATCTCACAGCCGGCCATAACAGGCGCCAGCCCCGCAAGCTCCGCAAGAGCAATTCCCAGCTCTGTATGCCCTTGCCTTTCTTTCAATAGCCTTTTTGCAGAAATGCATATTGGCACATGCCCCGGGCTCCTGAAATTTTTTCCAAAAATATGCATTGCTTCCTTGCTTTCAAGATTTTTTACCTCTTTAACAGTTTCAGCAAATTTAGATATTGTCATCGCTCTATCTATATCTCTTATTCCAGTAAAAGTTTTTCTGTGATTTATGGTGAGAGAGAAAGAGGATTTTGTATCATATGGAATATCATCTGGAATAATTTCCTTAAAAACATGCCATTTATCAGAGCAATTATAAATTATTTCTGAAAGATAGGGTAAGCCAAGTTTTTGAGCAATATCATAACTTACCATTATGAATATAAGTCCCCCTCCATCCCTCCGCATCCTATATATGGATTCTGGTTTAACAAATTCCGCATGAATAAAAAAATCAGTTTCCTCTTCCCTCCCATCAGCATCATATACAAGAATAAAATTACCTTTTTTTAACTCATTTATTGCTTCCTCAACTTCCTTCTTCATTTTTCTTCTTTCTATCCTCCATTATCCTTGCAATATAACCAGCAACCCTGTTGCGGGTATTTTTTGATTTTATTGTGGTGAATTTTTCAACCATCAATTTATTTTTTTCAAAATCATCACTAAATACATCTGGAAATTTGTTTATTAGCTCCAATGCTACATTTTTTATGAATGAAGGCTTTATGTTTCCCAATTGACCACCTTGCAAGAAATATGTTTTATATATAAAATGTTTTTTATTGCGGAAAAAGGTGATGTAGCATTATAATTGAAAACCTAATTTTTCACAGCAAAAATTTAATTTTTGAAATTACTTGTGAATGAGCGAAACTTTCTGTTTGCTTACCATTCTTAAATAAAAGAATAAGCAAAATCTTCAATTCCCTCCTTCTATAGCATTTGTAGATAAAGCCCCAATAAATTCATCATTTTCTTCTTTTATTTCCCTATGCATAATATAGGTTAGCATTTTTATATGCTAAAAAAAGAATCCTTGCCATAAACCAATTAAAATAGGAAGGAAAGCAAATCATTGACGATGTAGATGTGGTAAATAATATGCAACACAAAATCATCTGGATAATTTTTTATTTCTTCATTTCTTTATCTTTTTCTTAGTTCTTCAACATTTTTATATTTACTCTTCCTTTGCTTCTTTCCAAATTGAACCCTATCAAATGGCATTGAAACTCTCATCCATAAATAGAGCTCAACTACAAGCTTTCCATATTTGCATCTTAGTAGAAAGGTGTATTGCAGTTTTTTCATCTA
Above is a window of Thermoplasmatales archaeon DNA encoding:
- a CDS encoding CPBP family intramembrane metalloprotease, coding for MDTPDEKRNLLLFFLVAFAWSWLLWLPEVLWNFRLYLAPFGPTLSAFILTYANDGLNGVKELLKRGIDFRFKKIWWIPIFFLMPAIVGFSLLLSILSGSYAEIAILSQPLVIIPAFFYILFLGGPLAEEFGWRGYALDRLQARYSALLSSIFLGVVWGLWHLPLFFMSGQDIYHNIPIPAFILGTIFLSILFTWIYNNTGRSIFAVLIFHTMGNLSHFIFPAMATSLGGLYSLIINIVVVIIILIIFGSKRMVRAVSPKVKI
- a CDS encoding riboflavin synthase, with product MKIIGIADTTFSRYDMAKAAIDELKKNAVGIRIERYTVPGIKDLPVAAKKLIEERNCDIVMALGMPGAMPIDKQCAHEASLGLLAVQILTNKHIIEVFVHEDEAKDEKELAWLAERRTREHALNVINLLFHPEKLQRQAGTGQRQGFEDAGPL
- a CDS encoding FAD synthase, with protein sequence MGRKRVMASGVFDLIHIGHLHYLEEAKKYGDELIVVVACDETVRKKKYQPIMPAEERRKLVEALKLVDKAIVGYEDDFLRIVEEIKPDIIALGYDQHFEGLEEKLRGRGINAKIVRCGKYDGDLNKTRKIVEKIRKMEALYK
- the ribB gene encoding 3,4-dihydroxy-2-butanone-4-phosphate synthase, with product MKKEVEEAINELKKGNFILVYDADGREEETDFFIHAEFVKPESIYRMRRDGGGLIFIMVSYDIAQKLGLPYLSEIIYNCSDKWHVFKEIIPDDIPYDTKSSFSLTINHRKTFTGIRDIDRAMTISKFAETVKEVKNLESKEAMHIFGKNFRSPGHVPICISAKRLLKERQGHTELGIALAELAGLAPVMAGCEMLDFGESLSKRKAMDYAEKHGMVFVEGRDVVEAWEERE
- a CDS encoding 30S ribosomal protein S17e; this encodes MGNIKPSFIKNVALELINKFPDVFSDDFEKNKLMVEKFTTIKSKNTRNRVAGYIARIMEDRKKKNEEGS